The following are encoded together in the Fusarium keratoplasticum isolate Fu6.1 chromosome 1, whole genome shotgun sequence genome:
- a CDS encoding Cupin-2 domain-containing protein, producing MARTTTRDWDSIFIPFGGIDFGPKSSASTVVTIIFRTGDDIPGTGLHWHETHTEYLQVVEGYALVTIGDRTAVFTKDDGVITIPRYTVHQYMRADNTEKGKAGKDMDLVVREWTEPADGDKEIFFRNILSLLKDKKDTVTGTVGMLFSIMVVAWSHDNYPVFWKGPRFLGKRVQGTVQRAVTYSLMGCLVFMGRLAGCQSHYAEYTP from the coding sequence ATGGCTCGCACGACCACACGTGATTGGGATAGTATCTTCATCCCGTTTGGAGGCATCGACTTCGGGCCCAAATCGTCCGCATCAACcgtcgtcaccatcatcttccgGACGGGTGATGACATCCCCGGCACGGGTCTGCACTGGCATGAGACACACACCGAATACCTGCAAGTCGTGGAAGGCTATGCACTTGTGACAATTGGTGATCGCACAGCTGTATTCACAAAGGATGATGGTGTCATCACGATACCCCGATATACAGTCCACCAGTACATGCGCGCAGACAACACAGAGAAAGGCAAGGCAGGCAAGGACATGGACCTTGTTGTTCGAGAATGGACAGAGCCAGCAGATGGCGACAAGGAGATCTTCTTTCGCAACATCTTGAGTCTGCTCAAGGATAAGAAGGATACTGTAACGGGGACAGTGGGAATGCTGTTTTCCATCATGGTCGTTGCTTGGTCACACGATAACTATCCTGTGTTTTGGAAAGGCCCCAGGTTTCTGGGAAAACGTGTTCAAGGAACAGTTCAGAGGGCCGTGACATACTCGTTGATGGGATGTCTTGTCTTCATGGGTCGGCTGGCAGGGTGCCAGTCGCATTATGCCGAGTATACGCCATGA
- a CDS encoding Glyco-transf-28 domain-containing protein — protein sequence MASTNDGIDQLNETRTAAIDASTRDDGRIDIEISTTLSRRLSKLPNFEELDVTPGLASPAYQQYENRDHSVVALNIVIQVIGSRGDVQPFIALAHELQKHGHRIRLATHDVFETFVQSSNIEFYPVGGDPSQLMAYMVKNPGLIPSIDSLRAGDINTKRKMIAQMLDGFWDSCIMPDPKTGDPFVADAIIANPPSFAHVHCAEALGVPLHMMFTMPWTSTGAFPHPLANINDPSTGKEREVANYLSYSVVEFLTWQGLGDLVNHWREAKLGLEHVPMNEGPRLLKSLEVPFTYCWSPALIPKPREWGHNISISGFFFRQPPSYQPPEDLATFLKGGPKPIYVGFGSIVVDDPARLMIMVLKAIKTAGVRAIISQGWSKLEGDDDPNIFYVGDCPHEYLFQQVSAVVHHGGAGTTACGLFYGIPTVIVPFFGDQPFWGQMVANAGAGPQPIPHSSLTSRNLTDAIVHALTPEVAIAAQKIHKPKPIFIESRRWDPFTAVGSASMEVAASMADATAGVFVKPYETIKEHQARTKTSLESGSSQARSQSDSASVSESGVARRAAGTSTKSLGKLAVTSAKGIFVDIPIAVTDGLRAVPNLYGEDVRPRDHITGFRSGAVVAGKNFYHGIFEALTDIAVYTYHGKRQENALGAAKGLGKGALSLVTKTTAATIGLVAYPAQGIHRSIRAVVVTSTPKAIEAAMRIEGDWLLKKKPVSEEETRCAVADFETLRNSKPTKVVPG from the exons ATGGCATCCACGAACGATGGCATCGATCAGCTCAACGAGACGAGAACAGCTGCAATTGATGCATCTACAAGAG ATGACGGCCGAATCGATATCGAGATATCCACGACCCTGAGCCGACGACTCTCCAAACTTCCAAATttcgaggaactcgacgtGACTCCCGGGTTGGCTTCGCCGGCATACCAACAATACGAGAACCGAGATCATTCAGTAGTTGccctcaacatcgtcatccaaGTCATTGGAAGCCGTGGCGATGTCCAACCCTTTATTGCGCTGGCGCACGAGTTACAGAAACACGGTCATAGAATTCGACTGGCCACCCACGATGTCTTCGAGACTTTTGTTCAATCGTCCAATATCGAGTTCTACCCTGTTGGAGGCGATCCCTCTCAGCTCATGGCATATATGGTCAAGAACCCAGGGCTTATCCCAAGCATCGATAGTCTTCGAGCTGGAGATATAAACAccaagaggaagatgatTGCTCAGATGCTCGATGGGTTCTGGGACTCGTGCATAATGCCTGATCCCAAGACGGGCGATCCGTTTGTGGCAGATGCTATAATTGCCAACCCGCCTAGCTTTGCACATGTTCATTGCGCTGAGGCATTGGGTGTTCCTCTACACATGATGTTCACTATGCCTTGGACTAGTACAGGTGCTTTTCCTCATCCCTTGGCGAATATCAATGACCCGAGTACTGGCAAGGAACGTGAAGTTGCCAATTACCTGTCATACAGTGTGGTGGAATTTCTGACGTGGCAAGG GCTCGGAGACCTGGTCAACCACTGGCGAGAAGCCaaactcggcctcgagcaTGTTCCGATGAACGAAGGTCCGAGACTGCTTAAGTCTCTGGAAGTGCCATTCACATACTGCTGGTCTCCAGCTCTGATCCCTAAACCGAGAGAATGGGGCCACAACATAA GTATCTCTGGTTTCTTTTTCCGACAACCCCCCTCATACCAGCCCCCTGAAGATCTCGCAACTTTCCTCAAAGGCGGACCGAAGCCTATCTACGTCGGATTCGGAAGCATTGTTGTCGATGACCCAGCCCGACTGATGATCATGGTCCTGAAGGCGATCAAAACAGCTGGAGTTCGGGCTATCATATCACAGGGATGGAGCAAACTTGAGGGTGACGACGACCCCAATATCTTTTACGTCGGTGATTGTCCCCATGAATACCTGTTTCAGCAGGTCTCTGCTGTTGTCCACCACGGCGGTGCCGGAACAACGGCTTGCGGACTGTTTTACGGCATACCGACGGTGATCGTCCCGTTCTTTGGAGA TCAACCTTTCTGGGGTCAGATGGTAGCCAACGCCGGCGCTGGCCCACAGCCAATCCCTCACTCATCCCTGACATCTAGAAATCTCACCGATGCTATAGTACATGCATTGACGCCCGAAGTCGCGATCGCAGCGCAGAAGAT TCACAAACCAAAGCCCATATTCATTGAAAGTAGACGTTGGGATCCGTTCACGGCCGTTGGATCAGCATCAATGGAAGTCGCTGCGTCAATGGCAGATGCGACAGCAGGAGTCTTTGTGAAACCTTACGAGACAATCAAGGAACACCAAGCGCGAACGAAAACCTCACTAGAGAGCGGATCAAGTCAGGCTCGATCGCAAAGCGATTCCGCAAGCGTCAGCGAATCCGGAGTCGCGAGGAGAGCGGCTGGAACTTCAACCAAGAGTCTTGGGAAGCTGGCCGTTACATCTGCAAAGGGCATATTCGTCGATATTCCCATCGCGGTTACGGATGGGCTGCGAGCTGTACCGAATCTTTATGGGGAGGATGTGAGGCCTCGGGATCATATCACTGGCTTCAGGAGTGGTGCGGTGGTCGCTGGTAAGAACTTTTACCACGGAATCTTTGAGGCTCTGACAGACATTGCCGTGTACACATACCACGGCAAGCGTCAAGAAAATGCATTGGGGGCTGCAAAGGGCCTGGGCAAGGGCGCATTGAGCTTGGTGACCAAGACAACTGCTGCTACCATCGGACTCGTTGCGTATCCGGCCCAGGGCATACACCGAAGCATCCGGGCTGTAGTCGTGACTTCAACGCCCAAGGCGATCGAGGCGGCTATGCGTATTGAAGGAGATTGGCTTCTTAAGAAGAAGCCAGTGTCTGAAGAGGAAACTCGTTGCGCCGTTGCTGACTTTGAGACGTTGCGGAACTCGAAACCTACCAAGGTTGTACCAGGGTAA
- a CDS encoding Zn(2)-C6 fungal-type domain-containing protein, producing MHQSYSKTLPATALVHRPLSKPTMQPTSNSALGRQHRRPHRKSRNGCLNCKKRKVKCDETKPMCFNCMRFNVPCSFDPHSPPTYGPIPKALSDELEASQKISPHRGPGRPRKDWAALGNALREATAPGSPTSNASTTSSASPPADSEACSLNIVDADLMLHFVHHTAGTLSKPNDSIGLFWRNNVPRIGFSHHFVLHLIYALSGFHLAYLEPAGSDTRARHRSIATQHSEVGLKKLNETLSNITEENCGALYVAATLVSYCAFAAGPTSPKDLLVCKVGDETTLHQLPLIHGVRLIRQTVDPATLFSGLLEPLAESGPDEEVESSAHPHMDWVEPFARLREWLTTNASINMTIYDHALSSLSSIYEANYGSEKGVCKTPSANQLILGWLYRLQETFIAALKRQEPPALLIFAYYAPLIAILEECWFLEGWSEHLVDSIKAMLSDELSTFMEWPTNVVGKVSKIHARI from the exons CAATGCAGCCCACCTCCAACTCGGCACTCGGCCGTCAGCACCGGCGACCACATCGCAAGTCCCGAAATGGCTGTCTCAACTGTAAGAAGCGCAAAGTAAAG TGCGACGAGACAAAGCCCATGTGCTTCAACTGCATGCGCTTCAACGTCCCCTGTAGCTTCGACCCTCACTCTCCTCCCACCTACGGCCCAATACCAAAGGCCCTGTCCGACGAGCTAGAGGCAAGCCAGAAGATTTCGCCTCATCGAGGCCCGGGCCGTCCGCGCAAAGACTGGGCTGCCCTCGGCAATGCTCTCAGAGAGGCAACAGCCCCGGGATCACCAACTTCAAACGCTTCAACCACTTCCTCGGCTTCCCCTCCGGCCGACTCGGAAGCCTGCTCGCTGAACATTGTCGATGCTGATTTGATGCTGCACTTTGTTCATCACACCGCGGGCACGCTCTCCAAGCCCAATGACAGCATAGGCCTCTTCTGGAGGAATAATGTCCCCAGAATAGGCTTTTCTCACCACTTCGTGCTGCATCTCATCTATGCCCTTTCTGGGTTCCACCTCGCCTATTTGGAGCCAGCCGGGTCCGATACTCGGGCTCGACATCGCTCAATAGCTACCCAGCACTCAGAAGTAGGCCTCAAAAAGCTCAACGAGACGCTCTCAAACATCACAGAGGAAAACTGTGGCGCCCTTTACGTTGCAGCAACGCTTGTATCATACTGTGCCTTTGCTGCCGGTCCGACATCGCCCAAGGATCTGCTAGTCTGCAAGGTTGGAGACGAAACCACGCTTCACCAACTACCATTGATACACGGCGTGCGGTTGATTAGACAGACTGTAGACCCTGCCACGCTCTTCTCGGGACTCTTGGAACCTCTCGCAGAGTCCGGGCCAGACGAAGAGGTCGAGAGCTCTGCGCATCCGCACATGGACTGGGTCGAACCCTTTGCCAGGTTGCGAGAGTGGCTGACGACCAACGCGAGTATCAACATGACCATCTACGATCACGCTCTCTCATCTCTTTCTTCCATATACGAGGCCAACTACGGCAGCGAAAAGGGTGTGTGCAAAACCCCTTCAGCCAACCAGCTCATACTTGGCTGGCTGTATCGTCTACAAGAGACATTCATCGCAGCTCTCAAGCGACAAGAACCACCAGCCTTGCTCATCTTTGCATACTACGCCCCTTTGATAGCAATACTTGAGGAGTGCTGGTTTCTAGAGGGATGGTCAGAGCATCTCGTCGATTCAATCAAGGCAATGCTGAGTGACGAGTTGTCTACGTTTATGGAATGGCCGACAAACGTGGTGGGAAAGGTATCAAAGATCCATGCTCGCATTTAG